In the genome of Methanococcoides burtonii DSM 6242, the window GTTCATCTTTCCTTATATCGAAAGGAACGCCTGTTGCACGAAGTGCCGGTCCTGATACCCCAAGATCTCTTGCAGTCTTTGAATCAAGAACACCAACACCGAAACAACGTAACTTGTAGATCTCATCATGGTTGAACAGCTTATCATAATCTGCTATCTGTTCCCTGAGACTTGCAAATACGGCTACAGATTTTTCCTTGAATCCTTCAGGAAGATCATCACGTACACCGCCAAACCTGAGGAATGTGTGTGTGATACGTGCTCCTGTCACCATGTCCATCAAAGAGAGAATATCTTCCCTTTCCTTGATCGTATACATGAACATTGATACGAAACCAATGAACTCACCGAACTCACCCATTCCAAGAAGGTGGCTCTGTAATCTTGACAGTTCTTCAACAATAACCCTGATATACTGGGATTTTTCAGGAACTTCAATGTCTGCAAGTTTTTCAACAGCACCGACATAAGCTTCTTCGTTTGTCATTGCTGTAAGATAACAGATCCTGTCAACGATAGGTATGCCTTGAAGGTACGTTTTGTTTTCTAAGATTTTTTCAATACCCTTGTGAATAAATCCCAACTCGATATCACCATCGACCACGGTTTCACCTTTCAGTTTCAGGTTTAACCTAAATGGTCCTGGTTGCATCGGATGTTGAGGTCCAAGGTGAACGATCATTTCTGATGGGCCAACTGTTTCATCCATATTTATACCCTCACACCAAATTTCTGGCAGTTCTGTTCGGG includes:
- the fpoD gene encoding F420H2 dehydrogenase subunit FpoD, translating into MDETVGPSEMIVHLGPQHPMQPGPFRLNLKLKGETVVDGDIELGFIHKGIEKILENKTYLQGIPIVDRICYLTAMTNEEAYVGAVEKLADIEVPEKSQYIRVIVEELSRLQSHLLGMGEFGEFIGFVSMFMYTIKEREDILSLMDMVTGARITHTFLRFGGVRDDLPEGFKEKSVAVFASLREQIADYDKLFNHDEIYKLRCFGVGVLDSKTARDLGVSGPALRATGVPFDIRKDEPYLVYKDLDFKVCTATDGDIAARINVRLEEMLEAMYIIEQCLDQMPSGPIFFEDSLYGVRTPVMRVPEGDIFHRVEDPRGEMGFYVVSDGSDKPHRVKIRGPVYPTMQALPPLIKGTTIADVAAIAGSMDGCTSEADR